GTTATTTTTTCACCTCTGTGAGCGGCATGAACTATTTCAGCTGTTCCAATTGAAGCCAAGTCTCCATCGCCTTGATAAGTGAATACAACTTTATCGGGAAGAGATCTTTTTATTCCGGTAGCTACGGCAGGAGCACGTCCATGGGCAGCTTCACTCATGTCACAATTAAAATAATCATAGGCAAGAACGGAACAACCTACCGGTGCAACACCGATTGTATCTCCGAGAACACCTAACTCTTCCAAAACTTCAGCCGTGATTCGATGGATAATACCATGGGTACAACCGGGGCAGTAATGGAATTCTTTTTCTGTAAGTCCTTGGGTCTTTTTGAAAACAACAGCCATTATTTGACACCCCCTAGCATTTCTTTTGCAGCTTCAGCAATAGCCTTAGGTGCAGGCACCATTCCGCCGCTTCTTCCATAAAATCCGATAGGCAATCTGCCTTCGTTTGCAATCTTGACGTCATCAATCATTTGGCCGCCCTGGCTCATTTCAACACTCATAAGAGCTTTTGCAGTAGCGGGTATTTCAGCAAATGCCTTATTCGGGAAAGGCCAGAGCGTTATTGGTCTTATAAGCCCTGCCTTGATACCTTCCTCTGCGAGGAGGTCTATAGCATTCTTAGTGATTCTTGAAACAGTTCCGTATGCAATGAAAACTATTTCGGCATCTTCAAGCTTGTAAGCTTCATATCTAACTTCTTTTTCTTCCATTTCCGTATACTTGGCTTCGAGTTTAATGTTCAAGTCCTCAAGCTCTGCCGCATCAAGTCTAAGTGAGTTTATAATATTGGGCTTTCTTTTACCCTTTGTTCCTGTAGTTGCCCAGTCTTTTTCCGGCAATTCCATTTTTTCCGGTTCTTTGAACTCTACAGGCTCCATCATTTGGCCGATCATTCCATCGCCAAGAACCAATACGGGATTTCTGTAATAGTCTGCGATATCAAAGGCTTTCATTGTATAGTCAACCAATTCCTGCACATTTGCTGGTGCGTAAACAAGTGTCCTATAGTCGCCGTTTCCGCCGCCTCTTGTAGCTTGGAAATAGTCTGACTGAGAGGATTGTATTCCTCCGAGTCCCGGGCCGCCTCTCATCATGTTTACTATAACGCATGGAAGTTCAGCCCCAGCTATGTAGGAGATACCTTCCTGCTTAAGTGCGATACCCGGAGATGAAGAAGATGTCATAACTCTAACACCGGCTCCTGCTGCTCCGTAAACCATATTTATAGCCGCAATTTCACTCTCGGCTTGAACAAAGCTTCCACCTATAAGCGGAAGTTCTTTTGACATGTATTCAGGTATTTCATTCTGCGGTGTGATAGGGTATCCGAAGAAGTATCTGCAACCAGCTTTAATAGCAGCTGCTGCAACTGCTTCGTTACCTTTCATTAATACTTTAGCCATAGGTCATTATCCCTCCTTATTGTTTATTAGTCTCTTTCTACGGTAATGCATACATCAGGACACATGGTGGCACAGTTGGCGCACCCAATACATTTGTCCATATCCTCTACGCCTGCCGGATGATA
This is a stretch of genomic DNA from Peptostreptococcaceae bacterium. It encodes these proteins:
- a CDS encoding 3-methyl-2-oxobutanoate dehydrogenase subunit VorB, whose amino-acid sequence is MAKVLMKGNEAVAAAAIKAGCRYFFGYPITPQNEIPEYMSKELPLIGGSFVQAESEIAAINMVYGAAGAGVRVMTSSSSPGIALKQEGISYIAGAELPCVIVNMMRGGPGLGGIQSSQSDYFQATRGGGNGDYRTLVYAPANVQELVDYTMKAFDIADYYRNPVLVLGDGMIGQMMEPVEFKEPEKMELPEKDWATTGTKGKRKPNIINSLRLDAAELEDLNIKLEAKYTEMEEKEVRYEAYKLEDAEIVFIAYGTVSRITKNAIDLLAEEGIKAGLIRPITLWPFPNKAFAEIPATAKALMSVEMSQGGQMIDDVKIANEGRLPIGFYGRSGGMVPAPKAIAEAAKEMLGGVK